A section of the Alligator mississippiensis isolate rAllMis1 chromosome 8, rAllMis1, whole genome shotgun sequence genome encodes:
- the HGS gene encoding hepatocyte growth factor-regulated tyrosine kinase substrate isoform X1 — protein MGRGGGTFERLLDKATSQLLLETDWESILQICDMIRQGDTQAKYAVSAIKKKVNDKNPHVALYALEVMESVVKNCGQTVHDEVANKQTMEELKEILKRQVEASVRNKILYLIQAWAHAFRNEPKYKVVQDTYQIMKVEGHVFPEFKESDAMFAAERAPDWVDAEECHRCRVQFGVMTRKHHCRACGQIFCGKCSSKYSTIPKFGIEKEVRVCEPCYEHLNKKAEGKAAATSDLPPEYLTSPLSQQSQLPPKRDETALQEEEELQLAIALSQSEAEEKERMRQKTTYSMYPKAEPTPITSSAPPVSTLYSSPVNSSAPLAEDIDPELARYLNRNYWEKKQEEARKSPTPSAPLSLTELSSQPGEVHTAPLSLVEQQYQNGESEENHEQFLKALQNAVTTFVNRMKSNHMRGRSITNDSAVLSLFQSINNMHPQLLELLNQLDERRLYYEGLQDKLAQIRDARGALNALREEHREKLRRAAEEAERQRQIQLAQKLEIMRQKKQEYLEMQRQLAIQRLQEQEKERQMRLEQQKQTIQMRAQMPAFSLPYAQLQAMPPAGGVIYQPSGPTSFPGTFSPAGSVEGSPMHSVYMNQGGTGPYTAMPVAGTDPGMVSAYMYQAGAGGGQATQQGQAVPTTTPAYSSYQPTPTQGYQNAVSQAPQSGTMGYMGSQSVSMGYQPYGMQGLMSTLPGQDGQLSSLPPQQPYLPGQQPLYQQMAPAGAPPPQPPPQAPAQVQAAAQGGGEAQLISFD, from the exons ATGGGGCGCGGCGGCGGCACCTTCGAGCGGCTCCTGG ATAAAGCCACGagtcagctgctgctggagacgGACTGGGAGTCCATCCTGCAGATCTGCGACATGATTCGTCAGGGCGACACGCA ggCTAAGTACGCAGTCAGTGCCATCAAGAAGAAGGTCAACGACAAGAATCCACACGTGGCCCTGTATGCGCTGGAG gtCATGGAGTCTGTGGTTAAGAACTGTGGCCAGACAGTCCACGATGAGGTGGCCAATAAACAGACCATGGAGGAACTGAAGGAAATTCTCAAG AGACAGGTGGAAGCAAGTGTCCGCAACAAGATCCTGTACCTGATTCAGGCCTGGGCTCACGCCTTCCGCAACGAGCCAAAGTACAAGGTGGTGCAGGACACCTACCAGATCATGAAGGTGGAAG GTCACGTCTTTCCGGAATTCAAGGAGAGCGACGCCATGTTCGCAGCAGAGCGG GCTCCTGACTGGGTGGATGCTGAGGAGTGTCACCGATGCCGAGTGCAGTTTGGGGTCATGACACGGAAG CATCACTGCCGGGCGTGCGGGCAGATTTTCTGTGGGAAGTGCTCCTCCAAGTACTCCACCATCCCCAAGTTTGGCATCGAGAAGGAGGTGCGGGTGTGCGAGCCCTGCTACGAGCACCTCAACAA GAAAGCCGAGGGcaaagctgctgccacctctgacCTGCCCCCTGAGTACCTGACCAGCCCCCTTTCGCAGCAGTCCCAG ctgcccccaaagcGTGATGAGACAGccttgcaggaggaggaggagctccaGCTGGCCATTGCCCTCTCCCAGTCGGAGGCTGAGGAAAAGGAAAGGATG AGGCAGAAAACCACCTACTCCATGTACCCGAAGGCGGAGCCCACGCCGATCACCTCGTCAGCCCCCCCAGTCAGCACCCTCTACTCCTCCCCTGTG AACTCCTCTGCTCCGTTGGCTGAGGACATTGACCCCGAG CTGGCTCGGTACCTAAACCGCAACTACTGGgagaaaaagcaggaggaggcCCGCAAGAGCCCCACCCCATCTGCGCCGCTGTCCCTCACGGAGCTGAGCAGCCAGCCTGGAGAAGTCCACACTGCCCCACTCAGCCTGGTGGAG CAGCAGTACCAGAACGGGGAGTCAGAGGAGAACCATGAGCAGTTCCTGAAGGCGCTGCAGAACGCCGTCACTACCTTTGTCAACCGCATGAAAAGCAACCACATGCGAGGCCGCAGCATCACCAATGACTCGGCTGTGCTCTCCCTCTTCCAGTCCATCAACAACATGCACCCACAGCTTCTGGAGCTGCTCAACCAGCTGGATGAGCGCAGGC TGTACTACGAGGGCCTGCAGGACAAGCTGGCGCAGATCCGGGATGCCCGTGGGGCCCTGAACGCGCTGCGTGAGGAGCACCGCGAGAAGCTGCGCCGGGCGGCTGAGGAGGCAGAGCGCCAGCGCCAGATCCAGCTGGCCCAGAAGCTGGAGATCATGAGACAGAAGAAGCAG GAGTACCTGGAGATGCAGCGGCAGCTGGCCATCCAGCggctgcaggagcaggagaaggagcGGCAGATGCgcctggagcagcagaagcagacgATCCAGATGCGGGCCCAGATGCCAGCCTTCTCCCTGCCCTATGCCCAG CTCCAGGCTATGCCGCCTGCGGGAGGGGTGATCTACCAGCCCTCTGGCCCCACCAGCTTCCCTGGCACCTTCAGCCCAGCAGGCTCCGTGGAGGGCTCCCCCATGCACAGTGTGTACATGAACCAGGGGGGCACCGGGCCCTACACTGCGATGCCTGTCGCAGGGACAG ATCCTGGCATGGTGAGTGCCTACATGTACCAGGCCGGTGCTGGAGGCGGGCAGGCCACgcagcagggacaggcagtgCCCACCACAACCCCCGCCTACTCCTCCTACCAGCCCACTCCCACGCAGGGCTACCAG aacGCGGTCTCGCAGGCCCCGCAGTCGGGCACCATGGGCTACATGGGCAGCCAGTCAGTGTCCATGGGCTACCAGCCCTACGGCATGCAG GGCCTCATGTCGACCCTTCCCGGCCAGGACGGGCAGCTGAGCAGCCTGCCCCCGCAGCAGCCCTACCTGcccgggcagcagcccctgtACCAGCAG ATGGCCCCGGCCGGAGCGCCGCCCCCGCAGCCGCCCCCGCAGGCCCCGGCCCAGGTGCAGGCGGCGGCGCAGGGCGGGGGCGAGGCCCAGCTCATCTCCTTCGACTGA